The nucleotide sequence TTGGTTTCAGCCAAAACCACCCCTTTTCCTTGCGTACCTTCTAAGAGCTTAACAATTAATGGCGAACCACCCACCATATTTATCAAATCGTTGGTATCTAAAGGGGAATTTGCAAAACCAGTTGTAGGAATGTCAACACCGTGATTTAAAAGCATTTGCAAAGAATATAATTTGTCGCGCGATTGAGTGATTGATGCGGCATTGTTCAAGCTATATACTTTTAACGACTCAAAATGACGGATTAAAGAGCAACCATAATAGGTCATACTTGGACGAATTCGAGGAATAACAGCGTCAAAATCATTTAAAATTCGACCGCCACGGTAGTGAATTTCCGGATGATCGGCATCTAATTTCATATAACAATGTTTAATGTTTAGAAAGTGCATTTCATGACCTCGCAATTCACCTGCTTCCATAATGCGTCGGTTGGAATACAGCTCTGGATTGCTTGCCAAAACACCAATTCGCAAACCTTTTTTATCACCCAAGTGCGATGTGCTGTAATATTCTTTTAGTTTTTCTGGGGTAACGATGCCAAATTTAAAATGCTCATCAGGATCCACAATGATTCTACCCGTCATCGCCTCGCGGCCCAAAAGCATCCTAAAGCCCATAGAATCGCGGTTTGTTAAGGTAAGTTCAATATTCCATGACTGTTCCCCTAAGGAAAGCTCGGTTTGAATCACATATCTGCTTTCACGTGTTCCGGTACTGCTTTTAACAACACGTTTATCAATAACTTTTGCTTCACAGTTTATGGTGCTTTTTGCACTTCTTTGAATGGGATGAATGACAAATTTCACCCATTTTTCACCATTTTTTTCAAAAGGAACAATTTGTTCGGCATGTAAGGCAGAGGTTTTTGCACCTGAATCTACGCGCACTTTTATAGCCGGAACCTTTAAATTGGGTAAAGAACACCATTCTTCGCTACCAACAATAATTTTGTCAATCATAATTTTTTTCTGTGTACAACTAATACAACTAATGTATTAAAAAAATCGAATGATTAATGCATTTTGTAAAATAAAAAACCGCTTTTTTTTTACGAAAGCGGTTTAAATAGTCTTTTTTAGGTTGATTATAGGTTAAAAGCTTGCTTTACAGCATCAATCTTATCTAACTTTTCCCAAGTAAATAACTCAACTTCTATGGTTTTTTCATCACCATTTGGACTTTTAAATGTTTTGGTAACGGTTTGGTTTTTTCGCCCCATATGTCCGTAAGCTGCAGTTTCACTGTAAATAGGTTTTCTTAATTTTAGCGTTTGTTCGATATGATACGGACGTAAATCAAATAATTCAGTGATTTTTTTTGCAATTTCGCCGTCGCTAGCATCTACTTTTTTAGTGCCGTAAGTGTTTACAAAAACACCCATTGGCTCTGCAATTCCAATTGCATAAGAAACTTGAACCAACAATTCATCGGCCACACCGGCAGCCACTAAATTTTTTGCAATGTATCGCGCAGCATACGCAGCAGAACGATCTACCTTGCTTGGGTCTTTTCCTGAAAAAGCACCACCTCCGTGTGCACCTTTGCCGCCATAAGTATCCACAATGATTTTTCTGCCCGTTAAGCCAGTATCTCCGTGTGGTCCGCCAATAATAAAAACACCTGTTGGATTCACATGATAAGTAATTTCATCATTGAAAAATGCTTGGTATTGCGGGTATTTTTTTAATAAACGAGGAATTAAAATTGAAACAATATCTTTTTTAATTTGATCTTGCATCGCTTTTTCTGCTTTGTTTTTGGCTTCTAAAGATGCATTTTCGGGCTTAATAAAATCATCGTGTTGGGTTGATAATACAATAGTTACCACGCGTTTGGGTTTGTTGTCATCATCATATTCCAAAGTTACCTGTGATTTAGCATCTGGTCGCAAATAGGTAATTTCACTGTTTTCACGGCGCAAATCTGCCAGCTCTTGCAACAATTTATGTGATAAATCCAAAGCCAATGGCATATAATCTTCGGTTTCGGTGGTTGCATATCCAAACATAATTCCTTGGTCACCTGCACCTTGTTCTTCTTTGTTCACCTTATCAACCCCTTGGTTAATCTCTGCCGATTGCTCATGAATAGCCGATAAAATACCGCACGAATTGGCATCAAACATATATTCACTTTTTGTATAACCAATTTTTTTAATCACATCGCGTGCAATTTGCTGAACATCTAAATAGGTGTTTGATTTTACTTCGCCCGCCAAAATTACTTGGCCTGTTGTTACTAATGTTTCGCAGGCAACTTTAGATTCCTCGTCGAAAGCTAAAAAATTATCGATTAATGCGTCTGAAATTTGATCTGCGATTTTGTCTGGATGTCCTTCACTTACAGATTCTGATGTAAAATAATATGCCATAATTTAGTTTTAAAAAATTTAAGGAGGTAACTAAATTGCATGCCTTTTACTAAAGTAGTTTTCTGCTTTAGCATTTTTTAAAGAGGTTGCAATCAGTCAAATTTTTCCTCGCGAATAACGCCACAAATATACAATTAAGATTTTTATTAAAGCCAACCTTTTACAATATTTTATGAGGCATAAAAGTGAATTATTTAAATCGATTTTATATTAAAGTAAAATTATTTTTAATTTTTTTATCTAAAAATTAATTAATTGAATAAAAGTTTGTATTTTTATTAAAAAATTTAACTGCTTTATGAAAACAAACTATATTTTATTTTTTACCGTACTTTTACTTATCGGTT is from Paenimyroides aestuarii and encodes:
- the rimK gene encoding 30S ribosomal protein S6--L-glutamate ligase, translated to MIDKIIVGSEEWCSLPNLKVPAIKVRVDSGAKTSALHAEQIVPFEKNGEKWVKFVIHPIQRSAKSTINCEAKVIDKRVVKSSTGTRESRYVIQTELSLGEQSWNIELTLTNRDSMGFRMLLGREAMTGRIIVDPDEHFKFGIVTPEKLKEYYSTSHLGDKKGLRIGVLASNPELYSNRRIMEAGELRGHEMHFLNIKHCYMKLDADHPEIHYRGGRILNDFDAVIPRIRPSMTYYGCSLIRHFESLKVYSLNNAASITQSRDKLYSLQMLLNHGVDIPTTGFANSPLDTNDLINMVGGSPLIVKLLEGTQGKGVVLAETKKAAESVINAFKSVGANILVQEFIKEANGKDLRLFVVDGKVVAAMQREALPGEFRANIHLGGKASIVKVTPDEKKIAIKAAKAMNLKVAGVDIIRSAKGPLLLEVNSSPGLEGIEGATGKDIAGEMIKAIEKNFKWLH
- the metK gene encoding methionine adenosyltransferase, whose protein sequence is MAYYFTSESVSEGHPDKIADQISDALIDNFLAFDEESKVACETLVTTGQVILAGEVKSNTYLDVQQIARDVIKKIGYTKSEYMFDANSCGILSAIHEQSAEINQGVDKVNKEEQGAGDQGIMFGYATTETEDYMPLALDLSHKLLQELADLRRENSEITYLRPDAKSQVTLEYDDDNKPKRVVTIVLSTQHDDFIKPENASLEAKNKAEKAMQDQIKKDIVSILIPRLLKKYPQYQAFFNDEITYHVNPTGVFIIGGPHGDTGLTGRKIIVDTYGGKGAHGGGAFSGKDPSKVDRSAAYAARYIAKNLVAAGVADELLVQVSYAIGIAEPMGVFVNTYGTKKVDASDGEIAKKITELFDLRPYHIEQTLKLRKPIYSETAAYGHMGRKNQTVTKTFKSPNGDEKTIEVELFTWEKLDKIDAVKQAFNL